In one Neobacillus sp. WH10 genomic region, the following are encoded:
- a CDS encoding MerR family transcriptional regulator: MLRWYDGAVYRIGELAEIAMVSKRTIDYYTSIGLLKAERSKSNYRIYSDESLEDLKFIEECKSLHFPLDEIKRKLEMRKEKNIRESEVEKHVSSVTQLMKQLNSDLFDLIPILEKLDDEQKKKLTNNLSMLRTALVKSLLNVTS, translated from the coding sequence TTGTTGAGGTGGTATGATGGGGCTGTCTATCGAATTGGTGAATTAGCAGAAATAGCAATGGTTTCTAAACGAACGATTGACTATTATACGTCTATAGGGTTATTGAAGGCAGAACGCTCTAAGTCAAATTACCGCATTTATTCGGATGAGTCATTAGAGGATTTAAAATTTATAGAAGAATGTAAGAGTCTGCACTTTCCATTAGACGAGATTAAAAGAAAACTAGAAATGCGTAAAGAAAAAAACATTCGTGAATCAGAAGTGGAAAAACATGTAAGTTCCGTAACACAGCTTATGAAACAACTTAATAGTGACTTATTTGATCTTATACCAATTCTTGAAAAATTGGATGACGAACAAAAAAAGAAGCTAACGAATAATCTAAGCATGCTCCGGACAGCACTAGTGAAATCCCTTTTGAATGTAACGAGTTAA